A window of Pecten maximus chromosome 12, xPecMax1.1, whole genome shotgun sequence genomic DNA:
atgTCAGGGAAGGGAGATTACTAGTTTTACGATTCATCAGCAAGCGACAAGCGGAATTCGTAAATGACCTAGTCACGTGTTTACCAGTCGATAGTTTGAATAGGATTTATTTAAAGGTTCAGGAAGAAACAGCGACGGCGCCAAAGTAGAAATAGCAGTTATCACACTGTTTATACTTAAAACTAAGGTCGGTTGGTATGTATTATCTAATGACAAAACATTATGTCACACAAATGCTGATAGGTTGCGAGATCGAAACCAACGTTGGGCAGTTGTcttgtactgaccgtaggtcggtgggttttctccgggtactctggctttcctccacctccacaACCAGGcttgtccttaaatgaccctggctgttaatatgacgttaaccAAACCAACAGGTATGCGTGACGCAGATTAAGATCCCGAAAACTCATTTTCTCGGCGCTTGTTATCAATGTGATTCGCTTGATTTCAAGCGCCTTTGACGGGATGGAACTGGGGATCGGCatgttttcaagtttttttctGATACATAGTGAAATTGACACACATCTAATACAAACTGTTATCTGTTCACTAGGTCGTGTGTGGGACATGATTATTGCTAAATATATGGAGTAAAATCAGTTTTTTCCTATCACAATGCATTATGCAAACATGACTGTGACAAGAATAACCATTTACCGGGCGATACAACATATTATTGCTTATCTGATACAGACTATAGTGACGTATCTAAGTATGTCGGCGCGAACAGATGTACTGATATCGGAAATAGATGGCCGACATGAAGCCGATCTTCCGTACACCTGCCGGAACTGGGACAGACCACTGGGTGGAAAGGGTTATTTAATTCAGTCCAATCTAATTACTTAACAACAAATTAGTTTCTTTTATCGCCTCAGACGCAAGATGGGTGTgctataaataataaatatatttttcttcctGTTATTTACTTCAAAAGGACAATTCAACTTGTATCTCACGTACGAAaatacaccccccccccccccccccccccccttcgtGCCCCTCCTTTGTTCCCACGCTGTTCCTGTTGTTTGATCTATAATGACACGAATTAGAATTATCAACATCACTATGGCTTGTTTTAGTGTATTTGTGTCTCCGTTGTTGCTGTTTATGGTTACGCAAACTCGACAATCAGGTAAATGGTTTCTTCCCGTTCATTTAAAAAATAGCTGTTCATCTTATCGCAAATGTGTGTTTTATAAGATAAGTATAACTTTATCTGACCTTTTTATTGCTtcatgttatgatattttaaggaaaatttgaaatatgatttcccACTTTTTTAATACCTCAGATTTGTTGTGTTTGAATAATTTGcgtatatttgttttatctagTGGGAATACTTTACTTTCGAAGTTAAACATTTAATCTATAGTTCGAAAGTTTACGACCGTTGGACTCACACTATTCAGCTGACAATAGCTGTTGAAGGGACGTTAACAATGCAAAAACAGAACTCATTCcctaaagaaatatttattaaatgatTCATGTCTTCTTCTCAGCACTTTGATGGATCTCTACTTAGTTTCGTTGATATGAATTTATTGTCATGTTTATCGGAAAGGTTCATTTTTGTGTATGATGAATTGTTTGTTATGGCGAAAGAACTATATTCCACACGAATTAATTTCCCCTGATAGAAGCACGCAAGAATTGGCTGGCTGCACTTATATCGAAATGATTTAAAAGATGACAGTGCAACCGTAATTAGTTATCATCAATTGATTGCTGGGATGAGCGTGATTAACGATTGTTTGCTGCAGAAATCAGGCTGCACCAAGTATAAGAATACTTTATTTTAGCGCCCTCTTTATGgaaataagaaataattgaTGCTTAAAAGGTgtacaaaaagaaaacaatcatCATTTGCTCACAGTTTTAATTGTGATCAATTGACGTCATCGCATTTcacattattgatattttaaatggGGAAAAACGTTGTTTAATACCGATTGTCTTCTTACCGGGATAATTGCTTGTGTCGGTACTGGAATAGAAGTATATTGGTACTTGGATCGGGGCTTGTGTATGTACTGGGATCGAGGCTTGTATATGTACTGGGATCGGGGATTGTGTCAGTACTTGGATCGGGGGTTGTGTCTGTATTGGGATCGAGGATTGTGTCTGTACTGGGATCGAGGATTGTGTCTGTACTGGGATCGAGGGTTGTGTCTGTATTGGGATCGAGGGTTGTGTTTGTACTGGGATCGAGGATTATGTCGGTACTGGGATCGAGGATTGTGTCTGTACTGGGATCGAGGATTGTGTCGGTACTGGGATCGAGGATTGTGTCGGTACTGGGATCGAAGATAATGTATGTACTTGGATCGAGGGTTGTGTCGGTACTGTGATCGAGGAATGTGTCTGTACTGGGATCGAGGATTGCGTCTGTATTGGTATCGAAGGTTGTGTCGGTACTGGGATCGAGGATTGTGTATGTATTGGGATGGAGGAAATGTGTCTGTACTTGGATCGAGGATTATGTCAGTACTGTGATCGAGGATTGTGTCGGTACTGGGATCGAGGATTGTGTTTGTACTGGGATCGAGGATTGTGTCGGTACTGGGATCGAGGGTTGTGTCGGCATTGGGATCGAGGGTTGTGTTTGTACTGGGATCGAGGATTATGTCTGTACTTGGATCGAGGATTGTGTCTGTACTTGGATCGAGGATTGTGTCTGTACTGGGATCGAGGATTGTGTCTGTACTGGGATCGAGGATTATGTCTGTACTTGGATCGAGGATTGTGTCTGTACTTGGATCGAGGATTGTGTCTGTACTGGGATCGAGGATTGTGTCGGTACTGGGATCGAGGATTGTGTCTGTACTGGGATCGAGGGTTGTGTCGGTACTGGGATCGAGGGTTGTGTCGGTACTGGGATCGAAGATAATGTATGTACTTGGATCGAGGGTTGTGTCGGTACTGTGATAGAGGAATGTGTCTGTACTGGGATCGAGGATTGCGTCTGTATTGGTATCGAAGGTTGTGTCGGTACTGGATCGAGGATTGTGTATGTATTGGGATGGAGGAAATGTGTCTGTACTTGGATCGAGGATTATGTCAGTACTGTGATCGAGGATTTTGTCTGTACTGGGATCGAGGATTGTGTCGGTACTGGGATCGAGGATTGTGTTTGTACTGGGATTGTAGGATTGTGTCGGTACTGGGTAATCAGTTTCTTACTGGGATCGAGATTTGTCGGTACTGGATCGGGATTGTGTCGTACTGATTCGGATTGGGTCTGTACTGGATCGAGATTGGTATGGTTTGTACTGGATCGAGGATATGTTTGTACTGGGATCGAGATTATTTGTACTGGGATTCGTAGATATTGTCGGTACTGGGATCGTAGGATTGTTGTACTGGGATCGAGGGTTTCGGTACTGGATCAGTTGTGTGGTACTGGGATTCGAGTAGTCCTACTTGGATACTGGGATTTGTCATGTACTGGATACGAGGATGTGTCGGTACTGGGATCGAGGATTGTAGCTACCGTTGGTACTGGGATTGTAGATCATATTGGTACTGGGATTGTAGATCATATTGGTACTGGGATTATAGATTATATTGGTACTGGGATTGTAGCTCCTGTTGATACTGGGATTATAGATCATTTTGGTACTGGGATTGTATATCATATTGGTACTGGGATTATAGATCATATTGGTACTGGGATTGTAGCTCCTGTTGGTACTGGGATTATAGATCATATTGGTACTGGGATTGTAGCTCCTGTTGGTACTGGGATTATAGATCATATTGGTACTGGGATTGTTGCTCCTGTTGGTACTGGGATTGTAGCTCCTGTTGGTACTGGGATTATAGATCCCGTTTGTACTGGGATTATGGATCCTCTTGGTACTTGGATAGAGGATCATATTGGTACTGGGATTGTAGATCATATTGGTACTGGGATTGTGGATCCTGTTGGTACTAGGATTGTAGATCATGTTTGTAATGGGATTGTAGATCATATTGGTACTGGGATTGGGGATCCTGTTGGTACTGGGATTGTGGATCCTGTTGGTACTGGGATTGTAGATCATGTTTGTAATGGGATTGTAGATCATATTGGTACTGGGATTGTAGATCATATTGGTACTGGGATTGTATATCCTAATGGTACTTGGATAGTAGATCCTCTTGGTACTGGGATTGTAGATCATATTGGTACTGGGATTGTGGATCCTGTTGGTACTGGGATTGTAGATCATATTGGTACTAGGATTGTAGATCATATTGGTACTGGGATTGTAGATCATATTGGTACTGGGATTGTGGATCCTGTTGGTACTGGGATTGTAGATCATGTTTGTACTGGGATTGTAGATCATATTGGTACTGGGATTGTAGATCCTCTTGGTACTTGGATAGTAGATCATATTGGTACTGGGATTGGTGATCCTGTTGGTACTGGGATTGTAGATCCTCTTGGTACTTGGATAGTAGATCATATTGGTACTGGGATTGTAGATCATATTGGTACTGGGATTGTGGATCCTGTTTGTACTGGGATTGTAGATCATATTGGTGCTGGGATTATAGATCATATTGGTACCGGGATTGTAGATCATATTGGTACTGGGATTATAGATCCAGTTGGTACTGGGATTGTAGATCCTGTTGGTACTTGGATAATACATGGTTGGTGGTTTAATACTGATATCGTCTATAATGTCTGTACCTGGGCCCTTGGTTAAGTTATTATCGATTCTGTGTCAATACAGACAGTATGGAATTGCTGGTCTCCCGTTGTATCTAGTTTTTGACTCCTGCTCCCTAGTGATAGTTTTGTTAAAAGTTCGTGTTAGTCGGAAGTTCGCTTACGCCTATCGATTTAATGTTCCGTATTgacaatatacataaatgttgttttgggaacattattttgatttaaatcgCGATCGAGCATTCTTGGAAAATAAAACTTCGGTTGAATGTTCGGGAGAGTGATTCATTAACAGGATGGGGAAACTAATGCCTTACATTCAAGTTTTCTTctttaatagaaaaaatatcccCGGGCACAACATAAAGATTCGATCGTTCACGGATATAATGACTAGCAGTTTGTCCTAAAAAAATCCGGGCCATATGTGTGGTTTGtacatcacattatactgacttCGTATAAGCTATACTCACAGTTACTTTACTATGGGGCAGTAGTGGCCGCTGCTCTAGTACTATCAAATTTGGCGCGAGTGTGAACGTGAATCTTTTGTGACGTCACTGTTACTGTTATATTGGTCTTGTTGTCTCGAGAGGGAAtagtttgttttggtttattgATATTGTCAAAAGCAACCGGCATTTGAGGACGGTCGAGAGAGCATGTGCAagcgatatgcatgcgtgagGTAAGAGTGTGTGGTGAGAGCGTGTGTTTTAGGAAGCCGCAGTATGTTCTTAAGTCTCATGTGTtattttgccgatttatagtgctacctaaCTGATGCATACTGCCGATGACAcacagcaggacaccccacccagtcacattatacttacaACTGGCAAATCAGttgtcccactcccaaaatgctgagcgctgaCAAAGAGTTATAGCTTCCGTTGTAAAGACTCACgaagaacccaaagccttcctcacaattACAAACACTCAATTAAAGGGAAAATCGAGCCGTGGTCAAGGGAAAGGGGAAAATGCCACTCCTCGAGATATTTATTAGACTAAAGTGCCCTTAGAAGAAATCATTCATGTTTTTTAAGTTCCTTACTTGGAAAACAGAACCATTTCCTTTTTAACCTAATATTTACTATACATTCATGGGAACGGTACAATTGTTCATTAGCCTAATccaaatgttatatttatgcgTCAATGATGTTCAGTGAACATTTTTATCATGGTTCCACGAATAATGATACCACACAATTAATTCAAGAGTACACAATTTGTGGCTCAACGTTTATTGGTTTGTGCTGACAGCGTTTCAGTTATATTAGAGTAAAGCATATATACTTATGGGGGGAAGTACAGGGCCGTCCGAAAGTACATACACAATGTGTAAGGATAGTAAGTGGTTAGACGTCAAGAATATGCAAACATGTGTTACATATTTTTGAAGATAATCAATTTGTCAATGACAATAGGAAATACTGCAATCGTATTTCACAAGAAATGACAGCGACCGTAAAGGAATGGAGGgtcttttttcaaatatatattccaAACCTAATAAgaagtgtgtgtgttttttttttctctttcttttttatttgtttgaagCCATTGCGATCCCTACCACTTAACAGTATATGATATTGTTACATTAGTAATTAAGAGATAAGGACAATGCTATTGTTAAAATATGCCCTGGGGTTTGTCCCCGCCCCTAGGGATTACCTGTAGTTTATTGCTTACATATTTGAAACTGTTGGGAGCGCTACCCTATAGCCATAAATAATATCATTGATGGTCGTAAATACATACCTGGTATTAGATAGGCCCGGAGGTTTTTCCCCACCTCGCGTGACTTAGTTtccttgttatatatttgaaattgttgATATCTTTACTCCATAAGCacattaaacattaatataCTTGTAACTATATGCTTTCTGGGACGAAAtaacttgaaacaaattgacatatTTTGCAAGCTATTTACTCTAGTCATGCTTATCAGGACATACAAAATTTACCTCCGAGATTCtagaagtagtcatttgattggcagatccaaaaggtcatcagaacgcgaccccttatgggatgttagatgttcatgtgaCGTAGTGATAATAACCATCTAGATTTGAATTAGATTGTTCAAGTAAAACCACTGAAATAACATccatagaaaaatatatttacactgGTATGgatgtgtggtatattttctatattaaGCTACATATATTGACGCTCGTGAATTGATTCTCACGTGCAGATTGTCAGATGCTGTCCTCCTCCTTCGCCTGGTCTGACGACCTTGACCTTCCATGTGACCGGTACTCTAGCTCCTGTTGGCAGTTCGATGACGTAGAGTCAGTGTCTGTCTGTGAGAAGAAATGTATAACCTTCGGAAACTCATGCATGTCTTTCTCCTACGCACGGAATTCCGGTCTCTGTACAATTTCCAACATGTCGTCTGGTATACTTCCTGCCGGTTATGCAGAATTTGTGACGTCTAATGATGTCGCCTTATTTCAAAGAACAAGAGGTTTGTCTTGCTTTGCTGTCATTGACTTTATTTTACTCAAACATCGCAATTCCTCCGCTGACTTCTCATTACCAAATAGCAATCCTTTATTGAAAAGTATGtaaatttcttttgaatatTGTTAACATATCGATTTCCGATCACTCTTGTGTCATTAAGGATCACGCGATTGAGACtgaatgatgtacatgtaggttgtagtttttttgtagtgttatcaaaatacaattttcaatcaaaagaaataataataaaaaaaaataaacatttgtttttgttgtttatttgcaTATTCGATTAAAAGGCAATGTTACTATCATAtcacaataattaatttttctttgatttcatggtaaatactcaaatgtgattggtcgaaaaattcttttcattcttctatgaaagaaattccgagaatggcgcgaaaaatgtgacgtcacaatacgacaattgacgttacttattgatttgagaaaaataatcccatttaaaaccagtaaaattatacataaaacatgttttaaattagaaaatcattttcaaaaattaattataagcgttgatgtcaattattttttagtttcatcggggtatgaaacaaattttgtttgcaaacttctgcaAAAATCCGCTACAACGACG
This region includes:
- the LOC117339633 gene encoding uncharacterized protein LOC117339633 isoform X1; the protein is MTRIRIINITMACFSVFVSPLLLFMVTQTRQSDCQMLSSSFAWSDDLDLPCDRYSSSCWQFDDVESVSVCEKKCITFGNSCMSFSYARNSGLCTISNMSSGILPAGYAEFVTSNDVALFQRTRGEVSDLFEKWPYSSLPKPSSYKAIMENVSLDACAEECTRNTYFQCKSFGFSSVLKKCYLSDTRAGQEGGRLDYHDNLDHYEYRRNGVAG